The nucleotide sequence TTAAATAAATTAGTATGGGCTAATAAATTAGCAGTCATAAATGCACCATAACTATGCCCGCCAACAGCTACACGATTCTTATCACCCACACCCATTTCACTTAATTTATTAATAGCTGCTTCTGCATTTAATTGTAATTGATGTACAAAATCATCATTCGGTTTTTTATCTGCACTGGTAGCAACAATCGGCATCTCTGCATTATCCAATACTGCATAACCTTGTGTTACATAAAATATCGGTGAAGCCCAACTGATAGTTGTAAAACGATA is from Thermococcus sp. MAR1 and encodes:
- a CDS encoding S9 family peptidase, with product LTGDLYLPKGYNKDKDGPLPLLIWAYPREFNSAADAAQIRGSQYRFTTISWASPIFYVTQGYAVLDNAEMPIVATSADKKPNDDFVHQLQLNAEAAINKLSEMGVGDKNRVAVGGHSYGAFMTANLLAHTNLF